In the Caballeronia sp. LZ062 genome, one interval contains:
- a CDS encoding DUF2905 domain-containing protein — MIRWVVTTFIALAILSGSMPWLRKFGIGRLPGDFTLRIFGREYSFPFMSTVVISVLLSLIARAL; from the coding sequence ATGATTCGCTGGGTGGTCACGACGTTTATCGCGCTTGCGATTCTTTCCGGGTCGATGCCTTGGCTCAGGAAGTTTGGCATTGGGCGGCTGCCCGGGGATTTCACTCTGCGGATTTTTGGGCGGGAGTATTCGTTTCCTTTTATGTCCACGGTGGTGATTTCTGTTTTACTTTCTTTGATTGCTCGGGCGCTTTGA
- a CDS encoding SAM-dependent methyltransferase, translating to MNPNRPTDSLPAPGPDALAQSAALTAVIRERIAAAGGWLPFDQYMELALYAPGLGYYGGGAMKFGRRAEDGSDFITAPELSPLFATTLARPIAQALQDSGTRRVMEFGAGTGKLAAGLLTALAELGMEIDAYAIVDLSGELRERQRATIEAQAPALAAKVEWLDALPDAFEGVVIGNEVLDAMPVRLVVRKLGAWHERGVVIQNDGFAFDDRPVTPDAQIELIDAAIDEANDDEPFAEYLTETHEAALGFTKTVCTMLTRGAAFFIDYGFPRREFYHAQRATGTLMCHFRHRAHSDPFLYPGLQDLTAHVEFTGIAEAGVETGADLLGFTSQARFLMNAGITDVLSALDPADVKRFLPAANAVQKLLSEAEMGELFKVIAFSRGIEGTLDAFAAGDRSHAL from the coding sequence ATGAATCCGAATCGACCAACCGATAGTTTACCTGCTCCCGGCCCCGACGCGCTCGCGCAATCGGCTGCGCTGACCGCAGTGATCCGCGAACGAATTGCGGCGGCGGGCGGCTGGCTGCCGTTCGACCAGTACATGGAGCTTGCGCTCTACGCGCCGGGCCTCGGCTACTACGGCGGCGGTGCGATGAAATTCGGCCGCCGCGCCGAAGACGGCAGCGATTTCATCACCGCGCCGGAACTGTCGCCGCTTTTCGCGACGACGCTAGCGCGGCCCATCGCGCAGGCGTTGCAGGACAGCGGCACGCGGCGCGTGATGGAATTCGGCGCGGGCACGGGCAAGCTCGCGGCGGGTTTGCTGACGGCGCTCGCCGAACTCGGCATGGAAATCGACGCTTACGCGATCGTCGATCTGTCCGGCGAACTGCGCGAGCGTCAGCGCGCGACGATCGAAGCGCAAGCGCCCGCTCTCGCCGCGAAGGTCGAATGGCTGGACGCGCTGCCCGATGCGTTCGAAGGCGTGGTGATCGGCAACGAAGTGCTGGACGCGATGCCGGTGCGCCTCGTCGTGCGCAAGCTCGGCGCGTGGCACGAACGCGGCGTGGTCATCCAGAACGACGGCTTTGCGTTCGACGACCGGCCGGTCACGCCGGATGCGCAGATTGAGCTGATCGACGCGGCCATCGACGAGGCGAACGACGACGAGCCTTTTGCGGAATACTTGACGGAAACGCACGAAGCGGCGCTCGGATTCACGAAGACCGTCTGCACGATGCTCACGCGCGGCGCGGCGTTTTTCATCGACTATGGCTTTCCGCGACGCGAGTTCTATCATGCGCAGCGCGCGACGGGCACGTTGATGTGTCATTTCCGGCATCGCGCGCATTCTGACCCGTTTCTCTATCCGGGCTTGCAGGATTTGACGGCGCACGTCGAGTTCACGGGCATCGCGGAAGCGGGCGTTGAGACGGGCGCGGATTTGCTCGGATTCACGTCGCAAGCGCGATTTCTGATGAACGCGGGCATCACCGATGTTCTCAGCGCGCTGGATCCTGCGGACGTGAAGCGATTTCTTCCTGCTGCGAATGCGGTGCAGAAGCTGCTTTCGGAGGCGGAAATGGGCGAGCTTTTCAAGGTGATCGCGTTTTCGCGCGGCATCGAAGGGACGCTCGATGCGTTCGCTGCGGGCGATCGCTCGCACGCGCTATGA
- a CDS encoding SDR family oxidoreductase, giving the protein MSASTPLSPANSPSSGANAPFLPARSAHSRAVLVTGAGKRIGRGIALEFARQGWDVAVHYGRSEHEAQETVAQIKSLGRRAVALNADLSVEAEVARLVPACVETFGALHCVVNCASRFDEDTAADFGYEKLMQMTAVNVAAPLTLARALHEATPDAAENDESLRAVVINVLDQKLYNMNPDYLSYTLTKAALDTATVALAQALAPKLRVVGLAPGLTLISAAQTPESFEAAHRVTPLKRASTVADVAQAACYLANAHGVTGTTLVVDGGQHLVPSPRDVMYMIGAEKT; this is encoded by the coding sequence ATGAGCGCCTCCACGCCGCTTTCTCCCGCCAATTCGCCGTCTTCCGGCGCGAATGCGCCCTTCCTGCCCGCGCGATCCGCGCACTCGCGCGCCGTGCTCGTGACCGGCGCGGGAAAGCGCATCGGGCGAGGCATCGCGTTGGAATTCGCGCGGCAGGGCTGGGACGTCGCCGTCCATTACGGCCGCTCGGAGCACGAAGCGCAGGAAACCGTCGCGCAAATCAAATCACTCGGGCGGCGCGCGGTTGCGCTGAACGCGGATCTGTCCGTCGAAGCGGAAGTCGCGCGCCTCGTGCCGGCGTGCGTCGAAACGTTCGGCGCTTTGCATTGCGTCGTGAACTGCGCTTCGCGTTTCGATGAAGACACCGCCGCCGACTTCGGCTACGAGAAGCTCATGCAGATGACCGCCGTCAATGTCGCCGCGCCGCTCACGCTCGCGCGCGCGCTGCACGAAGCCACGCCCGATGCCGCGGAGAACGACGAATCGCTGCGCGCCGTCGTCATCAACGTGCTCGACCAGAAGCTCTACAACATGAACCCGGACTACCTGTCGTACACGCTGACGAAGGCGGCGCTCGACACGGCCACCGTCGCGCTCGCGCAGGCGCTCGCGCCGAAACTGCGCGTCGTCGGCCTGGCACCCGGCCTCACGTTGATTTCCGCCGCGCAGACGCCCGAATCGTTCGAAGCGGCGCATCGCGTGACGCCGCTCAAGCGCGCATCGACGGTTGCGGACGTGGCGCAGGCCGCGTGCTATCTGGCGAACGCGCACGGCGTGACGGGCACGACGCTCGTCGTCGATGGCGGCCAGCATCTGGTGCCGAGCCCGCGCGACGTGATGTACATGATCGGCGCGGAAAAAACCTGA
- a CDS encoding dihydroneopterin aldolase, translating into MLAALSHPRLTDCRRLFLRNYEVRINIGVHDFEKRGEQRVVFNVELFVPLALSTPVADKLSEVVDYDFMRSTIAARVNRGHIHLQETLCDDVAAALLAHPNVRAVAVSTQKPDVYPDCDAVGVEVFRIKEERA; encoded by the coding sequence ATGCTTGCCGCACTTTCCCATCCCCGGCTGACCGATTGCCGGCGGCTTTTTCTGCGCAACTACGAAGTGCGCATCAACATCGGCGTGCATGACTTCGAAAAGCGCGGCGAGCAGCGCGTGGTGTTCAACGTCGAGTTGTTCGTGCCGCTCGCGCTGTCCACGCCGGTCGCGGACAAGCTCTCCGAAGTGGTCGATTACGACTTCATGCGCTCGACCATCGCGGCGCGCGTGAATCGCGGGCACATTCACCTTCAGGAAACGCTGTGCGACGACGTCGCCGCCGCCTTGCTGGCGCATCCGAACGTGCGCGCGGTGGCCGTATCGACGCAAAAGCCCGACGTCTATCCCGACTGCGACGCGGTGGGCGTCGAAGTCTTTCGCATCAAAGAGGAACGAGCATGA
- the ttcA gene encoding tRNA 2-thiocytidine(32) synthetase TtcA, producing the protein MNAREAMEHAEEEKPAREALTKRQQKEAYENNKLFKRIARQVGQAIGDFNMIEQGDKVMVCLSGGKDSYAMLDILMRLRERAPIDFEIVAVNLDQKQPGFPEHVLPEYLAKLDIPFHIENQDTYSIVKRLVPEGKTTCSLCSRLRRGILYRVAGELGATKIALGHHRDDILQTLLLNMFYGGKLKGMPPKLQSDDGKNVVIRPLAYVKETDLEKFAELREFPIIPCNLCGSQPNLKRAEMKALIREWDKRFPGRVENMFNALSNVVPSHLMDPALFPFASLRATGEADPQGDIAFDEEPCASEPSASQNAISIVQFDDL; encoded by the coding sequence ATGAACGCGCGTGAAGCCATGGAGCACGCAGAAGAAGAGAAGCCCGCGCGCGAGGCGTTGACCAAGCGCCAGCAGAAGGAGGCATACGAGAACAACAAGCTCTTCAAGCGGATCGCGCGGCAGGTCGGCCAGGCAATCGGCGACTTCAACATGATCGAGCAGGGCGACAAGGTCATGGTCTGCCTGTCCGGCGGCAAGGACAGCTACGCGATGCTCGACATTCTCATGCGCCTGCGCGAGCGCGCGCCGATCGACTTCGAGATCGTCGCGGTCAATCTCGATCAGAAGCAGCCGGGCTTTCCCGAGCACGTGCTGCCCGAATATTTAGCCAAGCTCGACATTCCGTTTCACATCGAGAATCAGGACACGTACAGCATCGTCAAGCGGCTCGTGCCCGAGGGCAAGACCACGTGCTCGCTGTGCTCGCGGCTACGGCGCGGCATTCTGTACCGCGTCGCGGGCGAACTCGGCGCGACGAAAATCGCGCTCGGACATCATCGCGACGACATTCTGCAAACGCTGCTGCTCAACATGTTCTACGGCGGCAAGCTGAAGGGCATGCCGCCCAAGCTGCAGTCCGACGACGGCAAGAACGTGGTGATCCGCCCGCTCGCCTACGTGAAGGAAACGGACCTCGAAAAGTTCGCCGAACTGCGCGAATTCCCGATCATTCCGTGCAATCTGTGCGGCAGTCAGCCGAACCTGAAGCGCGCGGAAATGAAGGCGCTCATTCGGGAATGGGACAAGCGTTTTCCGGGACGCGTCGAGAACATGTTCAATGCGCTTTCCAACGTGGTGCCGTCGCATTTGATGGATCCGGCGCTCTTTCCGTTCGCGAGCCTGCGCGCAACCGGTGAGGCGGACCCGCAAGGCGATATCGCGTTCGACGAAGAACCGTGCGCGAGCGAACCGTCAGCCTCGCAAAACGCCATTTCAATTGTCCAGTTCGACGATCTGTGA
- the glmU gene encoding bifunctional UDP-N-acetylglucosamine diphosphorylase/glucosamine-1-phosphate N-acetyltransferase GlmU, translating to MNIVILAAGMGKRMRSALPKVLHPLAGRPLLAHVIDTARTLSPTRLVVVVGHGAEKVREAVGAPDVQFAVQEQQLGTGHAVQQALPLLDPSVPTLVLYGDVPLTRASTLKRLLDAAGTERYGVLTVTVDDPTGYGRIVRDAGGAVQKIVEQKDASEAERQIAEINTGIVVSPTRTLEAWLASLKNDNAQGEFYLTDVVERAIEAGVAVVTAQPDAEWETLGVNSKVQLAELERIHQRNVAYALLDAGVTLADPARIDVRGTLECGADVTIDVNCVFEGRVTLGDNVSIGPNCVIRDASIGAGTRVDAYTHIEGGTAGANVVLGPYARLRPGAVLGDEAHVGNFVEVKNAVMGRGSKANHLTYIGDSDIGARVNVGAGTITCNYDGANKHRTVIGDDVFIGSDTQLVAPVRVGRGVTIAAGTTVWKDVGEGELVLNEKRQVSKTDYVRPTKKKV from the coding sequence ATGAACATCGTGATTCTGGCTGCCGGCATGGGCAAGCGCATGCGCTCCGCCTTGCCCAAAGTCCTTCATCCTCTGGCGGGCCGGCCGCTCCTCGCGCATGTGATCGACACCGCGCGCACGCTGTCGCCCACGCGCCTCGTCGTGGTGGTCGGACACGGCGCCGAAAAGGTGCGCGAAGCCGTCGGCGCGCCCGACGTGCAATTCGCCGTGCAGGAGCAACAGCTCGGCACGGGGCACGCCGTGCAGCAGGCGCTGCCGCTTCTGGATCCTTCCGTGCCGACGCTCGTTCTGTACGGCGACGTGCCGCTCACCCGCGCCAGTACCCTGAAGCGCCTGCTCGATGCCGCCGGCACCGAACGGTACGGCGTGCTCACGGTCACGGTGGATGACCCGACGGGATACGGCCGCATCGTGCGCGATGCGGGCGGCGCGGTGCAGAAGATCGTCGAACAGAAAGACGCGAGCGAGGCCGAGCGGCAGATCGCGGAGATCAATACCGGCATCGTCGTTTCGCCGACGCGCACGCTCGAAGCGTGGCTCGCGTCGCTTAAGAACGACAACGCGCAGGGCGAGTTCTATCTGACGGACGTTGTCGAGCGCGCCATCGAAGCGGGTGTCGCAGTGGTCACCGCGCAGCCGGACGCCGAATGGGAAACGCTCGGCGTGAACAGCAAAGTGCAACTGGCCGAACTGGAGCGCATTCATCAGCGCAACGTCGCGTATGCGCTGCTCGACGCGGGCGTGACGCTCGCGGACCCCGCGCGCATCGACGTGCGCGGCACGCTCGAATGCGGCGCAGATGTGACCATCGACGTGAACTGCGTGTTCGAAGGCCGCGTGACGCTTGGCGACAACGTGAGCATCGGCCCGAACTGCGTGATTCGCGATGCCTCCATCGGCGCGGGTACGCGCGTCGATGCGTACACGCATATCGAAGGCGGCACGGCCGGCGCGAACGTCGTGCTCGGACCTTACGCGCGGCTGCGTCCGGGCGCCGTGCTCGGCGACGAAGCGCATGTCGGCAATTTCGTCGAAGTGAAGAACGCGGTCATGGGCCGCGGCTCGAAGGCGAACCACCTGACCTACATCGGCGATTCGGATATCGGAGCGCGCGTGAACGTGGGCGCAGGCACCATCACGTGCAATTACGACGGCGCGAACAAGCATCGCACGGTGATCGGCGATGACGTGTTCATCGGCTCGGATACGCAGCTCGTGGCGCCGGTGCGCGTCGGGCGCGGCGTGACCATCGCGGCAGGCACGACCGTCTGGAAGGATGTCGGCGAAGGCGAACTGGTGCTGAACGAAAAGCGCCAGGTCAGCAAGACGGACTACGTCCGGCCGACCAAAAAGAAAGTGTGA
- the glmS gene encoding glutamine--fructose-6-phosphate transaminase (isomerizing) gives MCGIVGAVAQRNIVSVLVEGLRRLEYRGYDSCGVAVLSNGEPRRARSVARVSDLDAQVKESGIGGMTGIAHTRWATHGAPVTDNAHPIFSRDTVALVHNGIIENYESLRTMLREKGYEFVSQTDTEVIAHLIHSMYRGDLFQTVREAVKQLHGAYAIAVMHKDQPHTVVGARQGSPLVVGVGQGENFLASDALALAGSTDRFAFLEEGDVVEISLDGVKIADRDGLPAEREVRVVTAYGGAVELGPYRHFMQKEIFEQPRAITDTIPQADSFDARLFGDGAADVFAGIDSLLILACGTSYYSGLTAKYWLESIAKIPTQVEIASEYRYRESVPNPKALVVVISQSGETADTLAALKHAQSLGHTHTLAVCNVGTSAMVRQTELAFLTHAGTEIGVASTKAFTTQLVGLFVLAVTLAKMRGRVDAKQEAAYLGQLRHLPAALNSVLALEPQIIAWSEEFARKENALFLGRGLHYPIALEGALKLKEISYIHAEAYPAGELKHGPLALVTEAMPVVTVAPNDALLEKLKSNMQEVRARGGELYVFADADTRIVSEDGIHVIRMPEHYGALSPILHVVPLQLLAYHTACARGTDVDKPRNLAKSVTVE, from the coding sequence ATGTGCGGAATTGTCGGCGCGGTTGCGCAACGGAATATCGTCTCGGTGCTCGTCGAAGGATTGCGGCGGCTCGAATATCGCGGCTACGACTCGTGCGGCGTGGCCGTGCTCAGTAACGGCGAACCGCGCCGCGCGCGCAGCGTCGCGCGCGTGTCTGATCTCGACGCGCAAGTGAAGGAATCGGGCATCGGCGGCATGACGGGGATTGCGCACACGCGCTGGGCGACGCACGGCGCGCCCGTCACCGACAACGCGCACCCGATCTTCTCGCGCGATACGGTCGCGCTCGTTCATAACGGCATCATCGAGAACTACGAGTCGCTGCGCACGATGCTGCGCGAGAAGGGCTACGAGTTCGTGTCGCAGACGGACACGGAGGTCATCGCGCATCTGATTCACAGCATGTATCGCGGCGATCTGTTTCAGACCGTGCGCGAGGCCGTCAAGCAACTGCACGGCGCGTACGCGATCGCCGTGATGCACAAGGATCAGCCGCATACGGTCGTGGGCGCGCGCCAGGGCTCACCGCTCGTCGTGGGCGTGGGCCAAGGCGAGAACTTTCTGGCATCGGATGCGCTCGCGCTTGCCGGCAGCACGGACCGCTTCGCGTTCCTGGAAGAAGGCGACGTGGTCGAGATTTCGCTCGACGGCGTGAAGATCGCCGACCGCGACGGCCTGCCCGCCGAGCGCGAAGTGCGCGTCGTGACCGCTTACGGCGGCGCGGTGGAGCTCGGGCCGTATCGCCATTTCATGCAGAAGGAAATCTTCGAGCAGCCGCGCGCGATCACGGACACGATCCCGCAGGCCGACAGCTTCGACGCGCGGCTTTTCGGTGACGGCGCGGCCGACGTGTTCGCGGGCATCGACAGCTTGCTGATTCTCGCGTGCGGCACGAGCTATTACTCGGGGCTGACGGCGAAGTACTGGCTCGAATCCATCGCGAAGATTCCGACGCAAGTCGAGATTGCGAGCGAGTACCGGTATCGCGAGTCGGTGCCGAATCCGAAGGCGCTGGTCGTCGTGATCTCGCAGTCGGGCGAAACCGCCGATACGCTCGCCGCGCTCAAGCACGCGCAATCGCTCGGCCACACGCATACGCTCGCCGTCTGCAACGTCGGGACGAGCGCCATGGTCCGCCAGACGGAACTCGCGTTTCTGACGCACGCGGGGACGGAAATCGGCGTGGCGTCGACCAAGGCGTTTACGACTCAGCTCGTCGGCCTGTTCGTGCTCGCGGTGACGCTGGCGAAAATGCGCGGCCGCGTGGATGCCAAGCAGGAAGCGGCGTATCTCGGTCAACTGCGTCACTTGCCGGCGGCGTTGAATAGCGTGCTGGCGTTGGAACCGCAGATCATCGCGTGGTCGGAAGAGTTCGCGCGCAAGGAGAACGCGCTCTTCCTCGGGCGCGGGCTGCATTACCCGATTGCGCTCGAAGGCGCGCTGAAGCTGAAGGAGATTTCGTATATCCACGCGGAGGCATATCCGGCGGGCGAACTGAAGCACGGGCCACTCGCGCTGGTGACGGAGGCGATGCCGGTCGTGACCGTCGCGCCGAACGACGCACTGCTCGAGAAGCTCAAGTCGAACATGCAGGAAGTGCGGGCGCGCGGCGGCGAGCTGTATGTGTTCGCGGATGCGGATACGCGCATCGTCAGCGAAGACGGGATTCATGTCATTCGGATGCCGGAGCACTACGGCGCGCTGTCGCCGATTCTGCATGTGGTGCCGCTGCAATTGCTCGCGTATCACACGGCTTGCGCGCGGGGAACGGATGTCGATAAGCCGCGGAATCTGGCGAAGTCGGTGACGGTGGAGTGA
- a CDS encoding type II toxin-antitoxin system RnlB family antitoxin, with the protein MNRPFLVRREGPNGLSAVVLSIGFENPMRALARVENDLRRRKVRGTVLFDLLLANGTKYNRFFVGEFDGDHFSSEFRSGEGRHAEFAAYSAGVYQQEVEAVDASLLTPAMRFALKRGTPL; encoded by the coding sequence ATGAATCGACCTTTCCTCGTTAGGCGCGAAGGCCCAAACGGGCTCTCGGCTGTAGTGCTCTCAATAGGATTTGAGAATCCTATGAGGGCGCTTGCACGCGTGGAAAACGACCTACGGCGCCGTAAAGTGCGAGGAACAGTCCTTTTCGATTTGCTGCTGGCGAACGGCACCAAGTACAACCGTTTCTTCGTCGGCGAGTTCGACGGGGACCATTTCTCTAGCGAGTTTCGTAGCGGCGAGGGTCGACACGCAGAGTTCGCAGCGTATAGCGCGGGTGTGTATCAACAAGAGGTCGAAGCGGTTGACGCTTCGCTCCTGACGCCTGCGATGCGTTTCGCGTTGAAGCGCGGAACTCCACTCTAA
- a CDS encoding RNase LS family HEPN domain-containing protein, which produces MDTCSIGDKPNFSVSVKLTAAQVEELTAFLDESGAKVQAKDAVPHGYRLRFKGKAGDTLSLTAYDSGTVLFQGRYLHTASLVWDYLYNVLGFEEVLQKQIATYQVPVTVADIKSELENRLPVAHGRLHEEIRKQLASALAMSKVGIELEDYSNIAFPSVRALEGFLYQEIRACGLVPDEKGNFGEYFEVNGSIYTVLSRCAEHLAEPKGSILAGAYGLYHSQRHGLAHMTVTLVGTRTLRTMAEAVQIINRVFEKIEEFYQKT; this is translated from the coding sequence GTGGACACGTGTAGCATCGGCGACAAGCCGAACTTCAGCGTGTCGGTCAAACTTACGGCTGCGCAGGTGGAGGAGCTGACGGCGTTCCTCGACGAGAGCGGCGCAAAGGTTCAGGCAAAAGACGCTGTGCCGCATGGTTATCGGCTTCGTTTCAAAGGGAAAGCTGGTGACACCCTATCTCTGACCGCGTACGACTCTGGAACCGTTTTGTTCCAGGGACGATATCTTCATACGGCATCACTGGTATGGGACTATCTTTACAATGTGCTGGGCTTCGAAGAGGTCCTGCAGAAGCAGATTGCAACCTATCAGGTTCCAGTCACCGTCGCCGATATCAAGAGTGAGCTAGAAAACCGGTTGCCGGTTGCACACGGCAGACTGCACGAAGAAATTCGCAAGCAGTTAGCCTCTGCACTCGCCATGTCCAAAGTCGGTATCGAGCTCGAAGACTACAGCAACATCGCGTTCCCCTCCGTGCGAGCGCTCGAGGGCTTCCTGTATCAAGAGATTCGTGCGTGCGGTCTCGTTCCAGACGAAAAAGGCAACTTCGGCGAATACTTCGAAGTCAATGGAAGCATCTATACTGTACTGTCCAGGTGCGCGGAGCATTTAGCCGAGCCGAAGGGGAGTATCCTCGCTGGCGCGTACGGCCTATACCACAGCCAGCGCCACGGACTGGCTCATATGACTGTTACGCTGGTAGGTACGCGAACATTGCGCACAATGGCGGAAGCAGTACAAATCATAAATCGAGTGTTCGAAAAAATAGAAGAATTCTATCAGAAGACATGA
- a CDS encoding dsDNA nuclease domain-containing protein codes for MYAPQRETAGAVTADRFSYQYDWALHEFLELHHRGEASIVFVELHEDVVFGTSLDADAASFIFCQVKAGGRSGFSTKALVKRTDGKNSILGKIFSSVEAKEIAKRVHKLGLIAARGFSLNLKTSGFSLEEIPFGELEEKTAEDIRAALKAELNSEAPLEKLHFREPSLDIRSPRRAVIGLISDLLTERNPSQLSNSTQIYVVLTDELRRKGAIAWDYSDWDQLVARKGLTADRVEALFAQYSSTASTDELISDFDLQARELGFVTRDVKRLRERARTYLLNTLAGGALVQVQVRNSIVEHLASLDGALCRSTLDLLVGRCASIVSEHLREEESRVAAYIIEYLRSS; via the coding sequence TTGTACGCACCGCAGCGCGAGACTGCGGGTGCGGTGACGGCCGACCGATTCAGCTATCAGTACGATTGGGCTCTTCACGAGTTTCTCGAGCTTCATCATCGAGGCGAAGCGAGCATCGTCTTCGTTGAACTGCACGAAGATGTCGTTTTCGGAACGTCCTTAGACGCCGATGCCGCGAGCTTCATTTTCTGCCAGGTGAAAGCCGGAGGACGGAGCGGCTTCAGCACAAAGGCGCTCGTCAAGCGAACAGATGGGAAGAACTCGATTCTCGGGAAAATCTTCTCGAGCGTGGAGGCAAAAGAGATTGCCAAGCGTGTTCACAAGCTCGGACTAATTGCAGCCCGCGGATTTTCGCTGAACCTTAAGACCTCCGGGTTCAGCCTGGAAGAAATTCCGTTCGGCGAGTTGGAAGAAAAGACCGCCGAGGACATTCGTGCAGCCTTAAAAGCTGAGTTGAATAGCGAGGCTCCGCTTGAAAAGCTGCACTTTCGAGAGCCGTCGCTCGACATTCGCTCGCCGCGTCGGGCTGTCATCGGGCTAATCTCCGACCTGCTCACCGAGCGAAACCCAAGTCAACTCAGCAATAGCACGCAGATATACGTGGTCCTGACCGACGAACTACGAAGGAAGGGAGCGATTGCGTGGGACTATTCTGACTGGGACCAACTTGTTGCTCGGAAGGGGCTGACAGCGGACCGAGTCGAAGCGCTCTTCGCCCAGTACTCTTCCACCGCATCCACCGACGAACTCATCAGCGACTTCGATTTGCAAGCCCGCGAGCTTGGGTTCGTCACTCGCGACGTCAAGCGACTTCGAGAGCGAGCCCGCACCTACTTGCTCAATACGCTTGCGGGAGGGGCGTTGGTGCAGGTACAAGTTAGAAACTCGATAGTTGAGCATCTCGCTTCACTGGACGGGGCGCTATGCAGGAGCACGCTAGATTTGCTCGTCGGCCGATGCGCGTCCATTGTTTCCGAGCACCTTCGGGAAGAAGAGTCGCGCGTGGCCGCTTACATCATCGAATATCTCAGGTCATCGTGA
- a CDS encoding S24 family peptidase: MVAVTGQVAGRLYPRYNLIEQTFDGANKMTDEEHLAALRTYWKRNQAFPAMAKLCDVVGLNSTSSVFALIKRLADAGYVERVEGRVAPTRRFFGRPVIGAVRAGLPQPEGQEPPELLTIDDYLVDDPNRTVLCRVRGESMRDVGLLDGDLVVVEKNRPTKPGDIVVAVVDGEMTVKTLRLDKHGAFYLEPANPDFQPIRPQGSLEIVGVVVGSVRRYGR, translated from the coding sequence ATGGTGGCGGTGACGGGACAGGTCGCCGGTCGTCTCTATCCGCGATACAATCTCATCGAACAGACATTCGATGGAGCGAACAAAATGACTGACGAGGAGCACCTAGCCGCCCTACGAACGTACTGGAAACGAAATCAGGCGTTCCCCGCCATGGCGAAGCTTTGCGACGTGGTCGGCCTTAACAGCACCAGCAGCGTCTTTGCGCTCATCAAAAGACTTGCCGACGCAGGCTATGTGGAGCGGGTTGAAGGTCGGGTGGCCCCGACTAGACGCTTTTTTGGTCGTCCAGTCATCGGCGCTGTGCGCGCAGGCCTGCCACAACCGGAAGGACAGGAGCCCCCCGAGTTGCTGACAATCGACGACTATCTCGTTGATGACCCTAACAGGACTGTCCTCTGTCGTGTTCGGGGGGAGTCAATGAGGGACGTCGGCCTCTTGGACGGTGACCTCGTGGTCGTCGAAAAGAATCGGCCAACCAAGCCGGGCGACATTGTCGTGGCGGTCGTCGACGGCGAGATGACAGTAAAGACTCTCCGCCTCGATAAGCACGGGGCGTTCTATCTTGAGCCCGCAAATCCGGATTTCCAGCCGATTCGACCCCAGGGTTCGCTCGAGATAGTCGGCGTGGTCGTCGGTTCTGTTCGCCGATACGGACGGTGA